In Ostrinia nubilalis chromosome 10, ilOstNubi1.1, whole genome shotgun sequence, a single genomic region encodes these proteins:
- the LOC135075517 gene encoding COP9 signalosome complex subunit 7b: MNPMSMDREEPSSLLSFSSTQSLEQFVLLAKGAKGFGCAELIKQVLEAPGVHVFGELLEMPNIKELEDGPYAAHLRTLNLFAYGTYKDYLENKSEFLELTPAQCKKLQHLTIATLATQEKCIPYSVLLKELDIKNVRDLEDLIIEAIYADIIHGKLDQECKRVEVDVALGRDARLEDAASIADVLADWCNACEAVLSSVDRHIQRANHNKQRAIRHQQGIEQEIVYIKKTLKTQLENEDSAAGGGSETHSAPKKNSGKGKTPRTTAKFWQKNT; encoded by the exons ATGAATCCAATGTCAATGGATAGAGAAGAGCCATCATCTTTGTTGTCATTTTCTTCAACACAGTCCCTCGAACAGTTTGTGCTTTTAGCCAAAGGTGCTAAAGGATTTGGATGTGCAGAGCTTATAAAACAAGTTCTGGAGGCTCCTGGAGTGCATGTATTTGGGGAGCTTCTAGAAATGCCGAACATCAAAGAG CTGGAAGATGGACCTTATGCAGCTCATCTTAGAACACTCAACCTCTTTGCCTACGGCACATACAAAGATTATTTGGAGAATAAATCGGAATTCTTGGAGCTGACCCCAGCACAATGCAAGAAGTTGCAGCATTTAACCATTGCCACGCTGGCCACGCAAGAAAAATGCATCCCCTATAGTGTGTTACTGAAAGAACTAGACATTAAAAATGTTAGGGACTTGGAAGATCTCATCATAGAAGCTATTTATGCAG ACATAATTCACGGCAAACTGGATCAAGAATGCAAACGAGTGGAAGTAGACGTAGCTCTAGGTCGTGATGCCAGGCTTGAAGATGCAGCGTCCATCGCAGATGTGCTCGCAGACTGGTGCAACGCTTGTGAAGCCGTGCTTAGCTCCGTTGACCGTCACATACAGCGTGCTAACCACAACAAGCAGAGAGCTATAAGGCACCAGCAGGGTATTGAGCAAGAA ATTGTTTACATAAAGAAGACATTAAAAACTCAATTGGAGAACGAAGACTCTGCTGCGGGTGGGGGTAGCGAGACACACTCAGCGCCAAAGAAGAACTCCGGCAAAGGAAAGACTCCTCGCACCACCGCCAAGTTCTGGCAAAAGAACACATAA